The following coding sequences are from one Campylobacter sp. RM16187 window:
- a CDS encoding PaaI family thioesterase, producing the protein MSDNIFDDSMQESVILPEDENPFRNELKTSPHINLSLSGSVVALGPNHAKTNFFATNEMVCDAQGLIHGGFVFSAASYAALASINETYSVMIGAKIHFYAPTMVNEMIEFDAHAHFGESKKREVRVIGKTKDIKVFEGTFQVVVLEDHILKIYKENIQKQATARRAEERAKETSLKN; encoded by the coding sequence ATGAGCGATAATATTTTTGATGATAGTATGCAAGAGAGTGTGATTTTGCCTGAGGATGAAAATCCATTTCGCAATGAGCTTAAAACTTCTCCGCATATCAATTTAAGTTTAAGCGGCAGTGTAGTAGCCTTAGGTCCAAATCACGCTAAGACCAATTTTTTCGCGACTAACGAGATGGTGTGTGATGCACAGGGGCTTATACATGGAGGATTTGTTTTTTCTGCGGCTAGTTATGCTGCGCTTGCCTCTATCAACGAGACTTATAGTGTGATGATAGGGGCTAAAATTCACTTCTATGCTCCGACTATGGTCAATGAGATGATAGAATTTGATGCGCATGCACATTTTGGAGAGAGTAAAAAACGAGAGGTTAGAGTTATTGGAAAAACTAAAGATATAAAGGTTTTTGAAGGAACTTTCCAAGTGGTTGTTTTGGAAGATCACATATTAAAAATTTATAAAGAAAATATACAAAAACAAGCTACAGCAAGACGTGCCGAAGAAAGAGCTAAAGAGACTAGTTTAAAAAATTAA
- the argB gene encoding acetylglutamate kinase → MQRNIKTAEIIVSALPYIQKFRDKIFVIKYGGAAQIDERLKNDFARDIALLHLVGIKVVIVHGGGKKINSILEKLDIKSEFVDGFRVTDEATMEVVEMVLSGLINKEITALLNKHGAKAIGISGKDANMLKAAKTDSGKYGFVGDITDVDESIVLNLLKEGFVPVIAPIATDENANSYNINADLCASAIACKLKAEKIMFLTDTAGILDGEKNLISKLDEASINELKSSGVISGGMIPKVDAALACVKSGVKNSHIIDGRLPHSILLELFTDDGIGTMIR, encoded by the coding sequence TTGCAAAGAAATATCAAAACAGCCGAGATCATCGTATCAGCGCTTCCTTACATACAAAAATTTAGAGATAAAATTTTCGTCATCAAATACGGCGGTGCAGCCCAGATAGACGAAAGGCTTAAAAACGACTTCGCGCGCGATATAGCCTTGCTGCATTTGGTAGGCATAAAGGTTGTGATCGTCCACGGCGGAGGCAAGAAGATAAACTCCATCCTTGAAAAACTTGATATCAAAAGCGAATTTGTAGATGGGTTTAGAGTCACCGATGAAGCTACGATGGAAGTCGTTGAAATGGTGCTAAGCGGGCTTATAAACAAAGAGATAACGGCACTTTTAAACAAGCACGGCGCAAAGGCTATAGGCATAAGCGGCAAGGACGCAAATATGCTCAAAGCCGCAAAGACAGATAGCGGCAAATACGGCTTTGTGGGCGACATCACGGACGTTGATGAGAGCATAGTGCTAAATTTGCTAAAAGAGGGCTTTGTGCCCGTTATCGCACCTATCGCAACCGATGAGAATGCAAACAGCTACAACATCAATGCCGATCTTTGCGCAAGTGCGATAGCTTGCAAGCTAAAAGCCGAAAAGATAATGTTTTTAACCGATACGGCTGGGATTTTAGACGGCGAAAAAAATCTCATCAGCAAACTTGATGAGGCAAGCATAAACGAGCTAAAAAGCTCAGGCGTCATAAGCGGAGGCATGATACCAAAGGTTGATGCAGCGCTTGCATGCGTAAAAAGTGGCGTTAAAAACTCGCACATCATAGACGGCAGATTGCCTCACTCGATACTTCTTGAGCTGTTTACCGATGATGGAATAGGAACGATGATAAGATGA
- the cutA gene encoding divalent-cation tolerance protein CutA: protein MKFVITSCDKKGAKKLSKKLIKRKFAACVSVIKAKSTYVWNGEICCEKEIILLIKTAKKFKKISKFIKQNHSYQLPEIACLKADKVLKKYAKWVIKSTKGKK, encoded by the coding sequence ATGAAATTTGTGATCACTTCTTGCGACAAAAAAGGCGCAAAAAAACTTTCAAAAAAGCTTATAAAGCGCAAATTTGCAGCTTGCGTAAGCGTGATAAAGGCTAAAAGCACTTATGTGTGGAACGGCGAAATTTGCTGCGAAAAAGAGATAATTTTACTCATAAAAACAGCTAAAAAATTTAAAAAGATAAGCAAATTTATAAAACAAAACCATAGCTACCAGCTTCCTGAAATAGCCTGCTTAAAGGCTGATAAGGTGCTTAAAAAATACGCAAAATGGGTTATAAAATCAACAAAAGGTAAAAAATGA
- the flhA gene encoding flagellar biosynthesis protein FlhA, protein MAKQKRNILTLVAPFLEPIIRLRGLAIVAVIVAILAIIIVPLPPAILDFFLALSISISVLIILISVYVPKPTDLSTFPTLILIITLFRLSLNIATTRMILSEGHNGPDAVSEIISSFGQFVVGGNYVIGVIVFCILVIINFMVVTKGSTRVSEVQARFTLDAMPGKQMAIDADLNAGLIDEKTARERREAIIAEANFYGAMDGSSKFIKGDAVAGIIITIINIVGGFLIGSFQHGLDMTSAAQMYTILTIGDGLVSQIPGLITSTATAIIITRASKDEENFAEGVLTQLLSEYKTLLIVGFILFVFALVPGLPTLSLGFMGLLFLGIGYIMKETKEGKLFTTQAKKTEEQVQNEAKAQAQKIPKKSDEEIAREEEAKINDILKLEILELDLGYGLLKLADNDLIERIRAMRRNIATQLGFLMPKIRIRDNLQLPPNEYRFKLKGVVIGQGEIYADKFLAMDSGLVSDSIQGIATKEPAFGLDALWIDSNVKEDAILSGYTIVDPASVISTHMSELIKQNAAELLTRQEVQNLLDKLKKDYPIIVEDTLRIAPIGLVQKVLRTLLKDSIPIKDMLSILEALSDIAEVSKNMDMIIEHVRASLSRVITSLYVDENGQLRFYILETAAQQKLLDAVQYKDGVYHLMINVAQTSAIVQALRDARTKRPISEYGAMVLCVEPSLRKFIADICTNFGIDIVVLSFAEVSANTPFETVGTIEIENL, encoded by the coding sequence TTGGCTAAACAAAAGCGTAATATTTTAACACTGGTGGCACCTTTTTTAGAGCCTATTATTAGATTAAGGGGCTTGGCTATAGTAGCGGTTATAGTTGCTATACTTGCTATTATAATAGTACCTTTGCCACCGGCTATTCTTGACTTTTTTCTTGCGCTTTCGATATCTATTTCTGTGCTTATTATATTAATTTCGGTATATGTACCAAAACCTACCGATTTAAGCACCTTTCCTACGCTCATACTGATAATAACCCTTTTTAGATTATCGTTAAATATAGCTACTACTCGTATGATTTTAAGCGAGGGACACAATGGTCCGGATGCGGTAAGCGAGATAATATCAAGCTTTGGACAGTTTGTTGTAGGCGGAAACTATGTAATCGGAGTAATTGTATTTTGCATCTTGGTTATTATAAATTTTATGGTTGTAACTAAGGGATCAACCCGTGTTTCAGAGGTTCAAGCCCGCTTTACTCTTGATGCGATGCCCGGTAAGCAGATGGCGATAGATGCCGATCTAAACGCGGGATTAATTGATGAAAAAACCGCAAGAGAGCGCCGCGAAGCCATTATAGCGGAAGCAAATTTTTACGGTGCGATGGACGGTTCGTCTAAATTTATAAAAGGCGATGCGGTAGCCGGTATTATTATTACTATTATAAATATAGTTGGCGGATTTTTAATAGGCTCATTTCAGCATGGACTTGATATGACTAGCGCAGCTCAGATGTATACGATTTTAACTATAGGAGATGGGCTCGTTAGTCAAATTCCAGGCCTTATTACTTCTACTGCAACCGCTATAATTATTACAAGAGCGAGCAAGGATGAAGAGAATTTCGCAGAAGGTGTGCTAACTCAGCTTTTAAGCGAGTATAAAACTCTTTTGATAGTTGGATTTATACTTTTTGTCTTTGCCTTAGTGCCCGGGCTTCCAACTCTTTCGCTCGGATTTATGGGGCTTTTGTTTTTAGGAATTGGCTATATAATGAAAGAGACAAAAGAGGGCAAATTGTTTACGACTCAAGCTAAAAAAACAGAAGAGCAAGTCCAAAATGAAGCAAAGGCTCAAGCTCAAAAAATTCCTAAAAAAAGCGATGAAGAGATAGCTAGAGAAGAAGAAGCCAAGATAAATGATATATTAAAACTTGAAATTTTGGAGCTTGATCTTGGGTATGGATTATTAAAACTAGCGGATAACGATCTGATAGAGAGAATTAGAGCGATGAGAAGAAATATCGCGACTCAGCTTGGATTTTTGATGCCAAAGATTAGAATTCGCGATAATTTGCAACTTCCTCCAAATGAGTATCGTTTCAAGCTTAAGGGCGTAGTGATAGGTCAGGGTGAAATTTATGCGGATAAATTTCTTGCCATGGACAGCGGACTGGTAAGCGATAGTATACAAGGAATAGCTACTAAAGAGCCTGCTTTTGGGCTTGATGCGTTATGGATAGACTCAAACGTAAAAGAAGATGCGATTTTAAGCGGATACACTATAGTTGATCCGGCAAGCGTAATTTCAACTCACATGAGTGAGCTTATAAAACAAAATGCAGCAGAGCTTCTTACTCGTCAAGAGGTTCAAAATCTGCTTGATAAACTTAAAAAAGATTATCCTATAATAGTTGAAGATACTTTAAGGATTGCGCCAATAGGGCTAGTCCAAAAAGTTTTAAGAACACTTTTAAAAGATAGCATTCCAATTAAGGATATGCTAAGTATCCTAGAGGCGCTTAGTGATATTGCCGAAGTGAGTAAAAATATGGATATGATAATAGAGCATGTTCGTGCAAGTCTTTCTCGCGTTATTACATCTTTATATGTTGACGAAAATGGACAGCTTAGATTTTATATCCTTGAGACAGCCGCCCAGCAAAAGCTTCTTGACGCCGTGCAGTATAAAGATGGCGTATATCATCTGATGATAAATGTGGCTCAAACTTCTGCTATAGTGCAGGCTCTTCGTGATGCAAGAACCAAGCGTCCTATATCGGAATATGGGGCTATGGTGCTTTGCGTCGAGCCTAGTCTTAGAAAATTTATAGCTGATATATGCACAAATTTTGGTATCGATATCGTGGTATTAAGCTTTGCTGAGGTATCTGCAAACACACCTTTTGAAACTGTCGGTACTATTGAAATTGAAAATTTATAA
- a CDS encoding DegT/DnrJ/EryC1/StrS family aminotransferase: MEDITFYKPSIDEQEIEAIKEAFKESGVSIVKKLEDRIKNYFNVKHAIATNNSAAAHHLALCSMDLKRGDKVICSVNSIPSVAQAIRHFDAEPIFVDINEDDFNINPNSLREVLKVHHHKKLKGIFVNHVAGQASDMDEIYKIAQEYDVKVFDDVGKGAGLRYNDQKIGSIEKSTISCFCVYSRLVNPIGTAGFLLTNNDDIASRARLLRNHAIVDGIDKDGNLGYIYDVVDIGVKYDITALCAAYSMAQFDKNDKFIKRRQEIAAIYDKELVDCPHIKTPIKKRDHVYVQYIIKVDKNRDSFAKEMLENGIHTALHYVPIHLLSYYKNKYALKVNAYPNALKSYQQILSLPIYNALKDEEVYRVCETIKEIVKHRV, encoded by the coding sequence ATGGAGGATATTACTTTTTATAAGCCATCAATAGATGAGCAAGAAATAGAGGCTATCAAAGAGGCTTTTAAAGAGAGCGGTGTTTCTATAGTTAAAAAGCTTGAAGATAGAATAAAAAATTATTTTAACGTTAAGCATGCTATCGCTACAAATAACTCGGCTGCCGCTCATCATCTCGCCCTTTGTTCGATGGATTTAAAAAGAGGGGATAAAGTAATATGCTCTGTAAACTCCATACCAAGTGTTGCTCAAGCCATTAGACACTTTGATGCCGAGCCTATATTCGTAGATATTAACGAGGATGATTTTAATATAAATCCAAATTCTTTAAGAGAGGTGTTAAAGGTTCATCATCATAAAAAATTAAAAGGAATTTTTGTCAATCATGTGGCGGGTCAAGCGTCCGATATGGACGAGATATATAAGATTGCCCAAGAGTATGATGTAAAGGTTTTTGATGATGTAGGAAAAGGGGCAGGGTTAAGGTATAATGATCAAAAAATAGGCTCTATAGAAAAATCTACAATATCTTGCTTTTGCGTCTATTCTAGGTTGGTAAACCCTATAGGAACGGCCGGATTTTTATTGACAAACAATGATGATATAGCAAGTCGCGCCAGACTTCTTAGAAATCATGCGATAGTAGATGGTATAGATAAAGATGGAAATTTAGGATATATATATGATGTTGTAGATATTGGTGTAAAATATGATATAACGGCGCTTTGCGCAGCATATTCTATGGCTCAGTTTGACAAAAACGATAAATTTATAAAAAGACGTCAGGAGATAGCAGCCATATATGATAAAGAGCTAGTTGACTGCCCTCATATAAAGACACCTATTAAAAAAAGAGACCATGTTTATGTTCAATATATAATAAAAGTTGATAAAAATCGCGATAGTTTTGCTAAAGAGATGCTTGAAAACGGCATTCATACAGCATTACACTATGTTCCTATACATCTTTTAAGCTACTATAAAAATAAATACGCTCTTAAGGTTAATGCTTATCCAAATGCCTTAAAATCTTATCAGCAGATACTTTCTTTACCTATTTATAACGCATTAAAAGATGAAGAGGTTTATAGGGTTTGCGAGACTATAAAAGAGATAGTTAAGCACCGTGTTTAA
- a CDS encoding MBL fold metallo-hydrolase, producing the protein MKIICNTCGKYQTNCYIVSKNGLDLIIDPGESVYEFVIKNAANPVAILNTHGHFDHIFSNFGLKKFFNIDVFIHKEDKFMLENDVFRYGYKTVDDAIGIGGAKFEDVHFKIGDFDVTFLHFPGHTPGTCMIKVDDAIFSGDFIFMDSIGRYDFPFSEKHSMKLSLERCMKIDGDFILYPGHGEKTTLKYEQKNMGYWIDMIDGGGY; encoded by the coding sequence ATGAAAATAATATGTAACACTTGTGGCAAATATCAGACAAACTGCTATATAGTGTCAAAAAACGGACTCGATCTGATTATAGATCCGGGTGAATCAGTATACGAATTTGTTATTAAAAATGCAGCTAATCCTGTTGCGATTCTTAACACTCATGGACATTTTGATCATATTTTTTCAAATTTTGGCTTAAAAAAATTTTTTAATATTGATGTATTTATTCATAAAGAAGATAAATTTATGTTAGAAAATGACGTTTTTAGGTATGGATACAAAACGGTAGATGATGCTATAGGTATAGGTGGAGCAAAATTTGAAGATGTGCATTTCAAAATAGGAGATTTTGATGTTACTTTTTTACACTTTCCGGGTCATACTCCGGGAACTTGTATGATAAAAGTAGACGATGCGATCTTTAGTGGCGATTTTATATTTATGGATTCAATAGGAAGATACGATTTTCCTTTTTCAGAAAAACATAGTATGAAGTTAAGCCTTGAAAGATGCATGAAAATAGATGGAGATTTTATTTTATACCCCGGTCATGGTGAGAAAACTACTCTAAAATACGAACAAAAAAATATGGGCTATTGGATTGATATGATTGATGGGGGGGGGTATTAG
- the cmoB gene encoding tRNA 5-methoxyuridine(34)/uridine 5-oxyacetic acid(34) synthase CmoB: protein MVDLQSVRVAKFKELEGKIYAPLLKEISDIAPCESIVKFTDTVEIDTNLNREEQEKTLQTALNLRSWRKGPFRIDETFIDAEWRSFIKFNILRPHIDLDGKVVGDIGCNNGYYLFKMLPFGAKKLVGFDPGIMTFLQFKFINHFVRSKISYELLGVEHLPYYEHKFDTLFCLGVIYHRSDPIKMLKDLKMSLNSGGELFLDTMYLDMYGDFALTPKQTYSKISNIYFVPTISALINWCERANFKDIKILATKETDFKEQRKTEWILGQSLENFLDLNNPKLTIEGYPAPRRVYLKLKI, encoded by the coding sequence ATGGTAGATTTACAAAGCGTTAGAGTTGCCAAATTTAAGGAGCTTGAAGGCAAAATTTATGCACCGCTTTTAAAAGAAATTTCAGATATTGCGCCTTGTGAAAGCATTGTAAAATTTACAGATACTGTTGAAATAGATACGAATTTAAACCGTGAAGAACAAGAAAAAACTCTGCAAACAGCCTTAAATTTACGCTCTTGGCGCAAGGGACCTTTTAGAATAGATGAAACTTTTATCGATGCGGAGTGGAGAAGCTTTATTAAGTTTAATATCCTAAGGCCGCATATTGATTTAGATGGCAAGGTTGTAGGCGATATAGGCTGTAATAACGGATATTATCTGTTTAAAATGTTGCCTTTTGGGGCTAAAAAGCTAGTGGGCTTTGATCCTGGCATTATGACGTTTTTGCAGTTTAAATTTATAAATCACTTTGTGCGCTCTAAGATATCCTATGAATTGCTTGGAGTTGAGCATTTGCCGTATTATGAGCATAAATTTGATACTTTGTTTTGTCTTGGCGTGATTTATCATAGAAGTGACCCTATTAAGATGCTAAAAGATCTTAAGATGTCTTTAAATTCTGGCGGAGAGTTGTTTTTAGATACGATGTATTTAGATATGTATGGAGATTTTGCGCTTACTCCAAAGCAGACATATTCTAAAATTTCAAATATATATTTCGTTCCTACGATTAGTGCGCTCATAAACTGGTGCGAGCGTGCAAATTTTAAGGATATAAAAATTTTAGCTACTAAAGAGACAGACTTTAAAGAGCAGAGAAAGACCGAGTGGATATTGGGACAAAGTCTTGAAAATTTTCTTGATCTAAATAATCCAAAGCTAACTATAGAGGGCTACCCCGCTCCAAGACGTGTCTATTTGAAACTAAAAATTTAA
- a CDS encoding NAD+ synthase: MVADYSRIIIKLQDFLVNYLKTSGASNFLVGVSGGLDSAVVLTLCALAKPKNTHALIMPTKFSSKNNLNDALNLCKKLEINYKIIDIEPIIQSFRDQISEDLSRIRAGNLAARIRMCLLYDYSADLNALVVGTSNKSERMLGYGTIYGDIAYALNPIGGLFKTEIFEFARFLNIDDSIINKAPSADFWENQSDEAEIGYDYNQIDMVLKEICLNKNKEDLRKIFDEKLVDTVFSRMRANEFKLKMPPIADLNIN; this comes from the coding sequence ATGGTCGCGGATTATAGCAGAATTATTATTAAATTACAAGACTTTTTAGTGAATTATTTAAAGACAAGTGGCGCAAGTAACTTTTTGGTGGGTGTTAGCGGAGGACTTGATTCCGCTGTGGTTTTGACTCTTTGTGCACTAGCTAAGCCAAAAAATACCCATGCCCTGATAATGCCAACTAAATTTTCAAGTAAAAACAATCTAAATGATGCTTTAAATCTTTGCAAAAAGCTTGAAATAAACTATAAAATAATAGATATAGAGCCTATAATTCAGAGTTTTAGAGATCAAATTTCAGAGGATTTATCCAGGATAAGAGCGGGAAATTTGGCGGCGAGAATCCGAATGTGCCTTCTTTATGATTATTCCGCCGATCTTAATGCGCTGGTAGTTGGCACTAGTAATAAGAGTGAGAGGATGTTAGGGTATGGCACGATATATGGAGATATCGCGTATGCGCTTAATCCTATCGGCGGGCTTTTTAAGACCGAGATTTTTGAATTTGCTAGATTTTTAAACATAGATGATAGTATAATAAATAAAGCACCGTCTGCTGACTTTTGGGAAAATCAAAGCGACGAAGCTGAGATAGGGTATGATTATAATCAGATTGATATGGTGCTAAAAGAGATATGTTTAAATAAAAATAAAGAAGATTTGCGTAAAATTTTTGATGAAAAGTTGGTTGACACCGTATTTTCTAGAATGAGGGCAAATGAATTTAAACTTAAGATGCCGCCAATTGCGGATTTGAATATTAACTAA
- a CDS encoding tetraacyldisaccharide 4'-kinase: protein MFKRFAHSFAQRYFYSPNLPCKLVAILLLAISLLYLVVVWLKFKLASKKDFHIPIISIGNLTLGGSGKTPLCMAIANEFEGGFIILRGYKRASKGLKQICINGEILTDVKTSGDEAMEYAKSVRNANVIVSENRDEAINLARSLGARYILLDDGFSKFHIKKFDILIKPSHEPYFDFVIPSGAYRYPKSFYKFANHIACEGVDFTRESEISNETKRMVLVTAIANPNRLKDFFDICVGREFFEDHHSFTKDELQEILKRHNATSLLVTKKDFVKIEEFGLPVSLITLKTTLSVSFKELIKASL, encoded by the coding sequence GTGTTTAAGAGGTTTGCGCATAGTTTTGCGCAGCGGTATTTTTATAGCCCGAATTTGCCCTGCAAACTCGTTGCCATACTGCTTTTGGCTATTAGTTTGCTCTACCTTGTCGTTGTTTGGCTCAAATTTAAGCTTGCTTCCAAGAAAGATTTTCATATACCGATAATAAGCATCGGAAATTTAACCCTAGGCGGAAGCGGAAAAACTCCTCTTTGTATGGCTATAGCAAACGAATTTGAAGGCGGATTTATCATCCTTAGAGGATATAAGCGCGCTTCAAAAGGGCTTAAACAAATTTGCATAAACGGTGAAATTTTAACCGACGTTAAAACAAGCGGCGATGAGGCGATGGAGTATGCAAAAAGCGTTAGAAACGCAAACGTTATCGTAAGCGAAAATCGCGATGAGGCTATAAATTTAGCTCGAAGTTTAGGAGCTAGATATATCCTGCTTGATGACGGCTTTTCTAAATTTCACATAAAAAAATTTGACATTCTCATTAAGCCTTCACATGAGCCGTATTTTGATTTTGTCATACCAAGTGGAGCTTACAGATACCCAAAAAGCTTTTATAAATTTGCCAATCACATAGCTTGCGAAGGTGTTGATTTTACTCGCGAGAGTGAAATTTCAAACGAGACAAAAAGGATGGTTTTGGTTACCGCCATAGCAAATCCTAATAGGCTAAAAGATTTTTTTGATATATGCGTGGGACGCGAGTTTTTTGAAGATCATCACAGCTTTACCAAGGACGAGCTTCAAGAAATTCTAAAACGCCATAACGCAACCTCGCTTCTGGTAACAAAAAAAGATTTCGTAAAGATCGAAGAGTTTGGTTTGCCGGTCTCTTTAATCACCCTTAAAACAACCCTATCGGTCTCTTTCAAAGAGCTTATCAAAGCTAGCCTCTAG
- the thrC gene encoding threonine synthase — MKLHQTRANENENLNAVNFSEALLAPSSAYGGLYAPLSLPELGKDFFASAQELSYEQLALEIIKKFEFDVSDDVFKKALKRYLKFDKPNEPVQIRKIGENLYINELYHGPTRAFKDMALQPFGVILSELAKSKGENYLIMCATSGDTGPATLETFSDAPNIKVVCLYPKDGTSEVQRLQMINAGAKNLKVLGIEGNFDDAQRALKTLLASEIFKNALKELGVSLSAANSVNFGRILFQIIYHIYTYVYLLKTGSLKENESFDIIVPSGNFGNALGVYYAKKMGAKIEKIKIVSNSNNILTEFFTTGIYDLREKELIKTISPAMDILISSNVERLLFDKFGAVRTKELMQNLAQNGFYKLNESELEEIKKEFEADFCDDEECEKIIKEQASKGVIIDPHTATCFKMSSNLTRPNVITSTAHWVKFAPSMFKACKNEELKDERLGLEALAKEFSDIVPESIKSLFSSQAVHTDIAKQDEIEEKILNWIKR; from the coding sequence ATGAAACTTCATCAAACAAGAGCTAATGAAAATGAAAATTTAAATGCGGTAAATTTTAGCGAGGCGCTGCTTGCTCCAAGCTCGGCTTACGGCGGACTTTATGCGCCGCTTAGCTTGCCTGAGCTAGGCAAAGATTTTTTTGCTAGTGCGCAAGAGTTAAGCTACGAGCAGCTCGCACTTGAGATTATAAAAAAATTTGAATTTGACGTAAGTGATGATGTTTTTAAAAAAGCGCTTAAAAGATATCTGAAATTTGACAAGCCAAACGAGCCCGTGCAGATAAGAAAAATCGGTGAAAATTTATACATAAACGAGCTTTATCACGGGCCTACGCGCGCTTTTAAAGATATGGCGCTTCAGCCCTTTGGAGTGATTTTAAGCGAGCTTGCTAAAAGTAAAGGCGAAAACTACCTCATAATGTGCGCGACAAGCGGTGATACCGGTCCTGCAACTCTTGAAACCTTTAGCGACGCGCCAAATATCAAAGTGGTGTGTCTCTACCCAAAAGACGGCACAAGCGAGGTTCAACGCCTTCAGATGATAAATGCAGGAGCTAAAAATTTAAAAGTTCTTGGCATAGAAGGCAACTTTGACGATGCGCAAAGAGCGCTTAAAACGCTTCTAGCTAGCGAGATTTTTAAAAACGCACTAAAAGAGCTTGGAGTGTCGCTAAGTGCTGCAAATTCAGTAAATTTCGGGCGAATTTTATTTCAGATCATTTACCACATCTATACTTACGTATACCTGCTAAAAACAGGCTCTCTAAAAGAAAACGAAAGCTTTGATATCATCGTTCCAAGCGGAAATTTCGGCAATGCCTTGGGTGTTTATTACGCTAAAAAAATGGGCGCAAAGATAGAGAAGATAAAAATCGTCTCAAACTCAAACAACATCTTAACCGAATTTTTCACAACTGGCATTTACGACTTGCGCGAAAAAGAGCTTATAAAGACGATAAGTCCTGCTATGGACATCCTTATCTCATCAAACGTTGAAAGGCTACTCTTTGATAAATTTGGCGCAGTTAGAACAAAAGAACTTATGCAAAATTTAGCCCAAAACGGCTTTTATAAACTAAATGAGAGCGAGCTAGAAGAGATCAAAAAAGAGTTTGAAGCTGATTTTTGTGATGATGAAGAGTGTGAAAAGATCATCAAAGAGCAAGCAAGCAAAGGCGTCATAATTGATCCTCACACAGCCACTTGCTTTAAGATGAGCTCGAATTTAACTCGTCCAAATGTGATAACCTCTACCGCTCACTGGGTAAAATTTGCGCCAAGTATGTTTAAAGCGTGTAAAAACGAGGAGTTAAAAGACGAAAGATTAGGGCTTGAAGCCTTGGCAAAAGAGTTTAGCGATATCGTCCCAGAGTCGATAAAATCGCTATTTAGCTCACAAGCCGTCCACACGGATATCGCAAAACAAGATGAGATAGAGGAAAAAATTCTAAACTGGATAAAAAGATGA
- a CDS encoding DHH family phosphoesterase: protein MQIYHLSHTDLDGYGAQIIANHYFKDIKFYNSNYGKEIDEKFNEILSNLGDEKSLILITDLNLTLAQCEEFEKSLVSKNAKLILLDHHQSGAECASKFDWYFLDSSRCATKITHDFFSAIYGVDERLKKFSDVVNAVDIWLKDDENFEMGKVCLGLIASAKEINKVMFEEQSTQYMFYLIKRAREFFNGKNDYIGLDEAVFKFKKDFFRNQKDDTLSNLISDYVVDLLTKNRDRFEIKYNEFKGILTYNIGNTSVIGNDFLVANDDIDFFIDVTSKKTLSFRANGRVDVSQMAKNLVGGGGHVNASGGMFAGFKDSFNYNNIKAQIVDLITKKTLEKEQKETR from the coding sequence ATGCAAATTTACCACTTGTCGCACACAGATTTAGACGGATATGGTGCGCAAATAATAGCAAATCATTATTTTAAAGATATAAAATTTTATAACTCTAATTACGGCAAAGAGATAGATGAAAAATTTAATGAAATTTTATCAAATTTAGGCGATGAAAAATCCTTAATATTAATAACGGATCTAAATTTAACTCTTGCTCAATGTGAAGAGTTTGAAAAGTCTTTAGTGAGTAAAAATGCTAAACTTATACTGCTTGATCATCACCAAAGCGGAGCCGAATGCGCTAGCAAATTTGACTGGTATTTTCTGGATAGCTCAAGATGTGCCACTAAGATAACTCATGATTTTTTCTCCGCTATTTATGGAGTGGATGAGAGGCTTAAAAAATTTAGCGATGTAGTAAATGCCGTTGATATTTGGCTAAAAGATGATGAAAATTTTGAGATGGGTAAGGTTTGTCTGGGTCTTATAGCAAGCGCAAAAGAGATTAATAAGGTGATGTTTGAAGAGCAAAGCACTCAATATATGTTTTATCTGATTAAAAGAGCGCGCGAGTTTTTTAACGGTAAAAACGACTATATCGGGCTTGATGAGGCTGTTTTTAAATTTAAAAAAGATTTTTTTAGAAATCAAAAAGATGATACATTAAGCAACCTTATCTCTGATTATGTTGTAGATTTGCTCACTAAAAATAGAGATAGATTTGAGATAAAATATAATGAATTTAAGGGAATTTTGACTTATAATATCGGAAATACATCAGTCATCGGAAATGATTTTTTAGTGGCAAATGATGATATTGATTTTTTTATCGATGTTACCAGTAAAAAAACACTTAGCTTTCGAGCCAATGGCAGAGTTGACGTAAGCCAAATGGCTAAGAATTTAGTTGGCGGCGGCGGGCATGTAAATGCTAGCGGAGGTATGTTTGCCGGCTTTAAAGACAGCTTTAATTATAATAATATAAAGGCTCAGATAGTAGATCTGATAACCAAAAAAACTTTAGAAAAAGAACAAAAGGAGACAAGATGA